The DNA segment AACAGCCGATGGTCGTCGGCGATGAGGACCCTGATGCGCCCGGCGCTCATCGCGACTAAATCGGGATCTCGGCGACCAACCGCGTCATCCCCTTGCGCGATTCAAGCTTTATCCTGCCGCCGACGTATTCGAGCCGCTCGGCCAGCCCCGCAAGGCCCAACCCGCCACCGCCTTCGTCCGCCGCGCCGGGTTCGATCCCGCGGCCGTCGTCGCCGACGGTCAGGCGCGCGATGCCGTCGGCGCGCTCGATCCGTATTTCGACGCGCGTCGCATGCGCGTGGCGGGCGACGTTGGCAAGCGCCTCGCGCGCCACCTGGAAGCAGATTTGTTGCGCGCTCGCGGGCAGGCGGTCGGCCACGTTTGCGCCGGCAAGTTGTGTTTCAACTCCCGCCTCGGCAACGCGCGTCAGCTCGGCGCGCAATGCGTCGGCAAGCTTGCGATCGCCCAGCGCGGCGGGGCGCAATTCGCGCAAGCGCGCGCGCAACCCGTTCTGAAGCTGCTCGAAGATGGCGCGCGCCTCGTCGCGTCCGCCCTCCAGTGCGAGGCGCGCTGCCGCCAGAAGCTGGGCCTGGTCGTCGTGCAGGTCACGCGCGATACGCGCGCGCTCGGCATCGGCGGTGGTGAACAGCCGCGCGCCGAGCTCGCGCACGAGCGCGCGCGTCTCCGCCAGACGCTCTTCGGCGACCCATCCCGCGGTCAGTGCGCTCAGCCGCGCGGCCAGCGCCTCGGCTCGCCCGCGTGCGGCCGGTTCAAGCGGCCGGGTGGCGGACAACGCTATCGCGCCGCCCTCGAACGGAACGCAAAGGTAGGCGGCGAAGCCATCAAACACGCGGTCCTCGGCAAAAGCGCCGCGCGCGGCGGCCGGTTTGCCCCTGCTGCGTGCCCTGGCGCGGAGGATTTTGTCGGCGGCGCCGCGTTCCGCCAGCGCGCGCACGATCGTCGCGCGGCGACGGATCGCCTCGCCAAGCGCGCTGCGGGCGTCCGGCTTGAGCGCGGCCGCCAGCTTCGTCGACGAGGTGGCCACAATCCGCGGCGCCGCCGCTCCCTGGTCGGCAACCGCAACTGCCCAGGCGGCGAACGGCCCGCTGGCCGCGAACAGTTTGCCGATCCCGCTCCAGCGCTCGCGCGGTTTGAGCTTCAGCGCCGCGGTGATTGCGCGCTCGGCG comes from the Candidatus Binataceae bacterium genome and includes:
- a CDS encoding ATP-binding protein encodes the protein MSDQSAVRQGEHRAGAAAGDPLASAMNTLAGLAASAAGHGAACLISWQRLANGGAAYAPADSRWEPALWAILGLLWRQGGADGNAPDLSLHKNPAITKPIALRMSAAEVALRCGRALPVQTRMEALGVACSSSPTALASVILLVPQGVPASQSDALIELVERQALAELALSEEAASLWFWRDRAATAAEQLAAERAAARRERDAQSRAERAITAALKLKPRERWSGIGKLFAASGPFAAWAVAVADQGAAAPRIVATSSTKLAAALKPDARSALGEAIRRRATIVRALAERGAADKILRARARSRGKPAAARGAFAEDRVFDGFAAYLCVPFEGGAIALSATRPLEPAARGRAEALAARLSALTAGWVAEERLAETRALVRELGARLFTTADAERARIARDLHDDQAQLLAAARLALEGGRDEARAIFEQLQNGLRARLRELRPAALGDRKLADALRAELTRVAEAGVETQLAGANVADRLPASAQQICFQVAREALANVARHAHATRVEIRIERADGIARLTVGDDGRGIEPGAADEGGGGLGLAGLAERLEYVGGRIKLESRKGMTRLVAEIPI